The region gataattaacctaattaacaagaggtatatatatatatacacacagcagaTCTCCCTCTGTTCCTCGAGTtttccagcatccctccacattatatgtaagtgtgaactcgtgaaacatatatacacactgtacatggacctgactgtatatAACTAAACGAAAACAAGTAGAAAGAATAGAAAAATAGgagaatgctagtgttagaggcctttttttaagaaaacaaacagtaaGAAAACGAATAGAGAGCGCAAGTGTTAGAGGCTCAAGTCAACAAACAGAtcaaatagaattagaatagtgAGGTGAATGACGTCGAGGTGACCGTTCCAAGATGGCGGACGCGTCGACGTGCTCGCCGCGGTCatctatacatatctatggccACGACGACCGCCGTGCGTCTCCAATGTCGTCATCACGCAGCGAACGTGTCCCACGTGCAGATGTTTACGTCCTCCTCTGTGTGACGTCAGTGCCCAGTGAGTCGTCGTCGGATGAGAAACATCGGCGATGTTAAAGATGCGGTTCAGCGCGCAAAACGCCTCGCGGCGGACGCGACGCGCGCGGGTGTGAACGCGCAGCGATGCGCGCGCGCGTCGGGACACAGAAGCAGACGGGAAATCGGTGTTATTAACGGTTTTCGCTTGCGTCCGTTAGTCTggcctttctttcttctgctgagcaGTCTCCGGATCCATGATGGAGGACGCGCTGGAGTGCGGATGGGTGTCGGTGCGCCCCAACGCCTTCGAGGAGAAAGACAAGCACAAGTTCGTCTTCATCGTCGCCTGGAACGAGATTGAGGGCAAGCTCGCCGTCACGTGCCACGACCGGACCGCGCAGCGGCGCGGCGGGAGCGCGGAGCCGGAGCTCGGTGACGCGCCGCCGGACTCCAGCTGGGCAGGCCTCTTCTCGTTCCAGGAGCTGCGCGCCGCTCACCTGCAGCTGTGCGCCGTCAACTCGGACCTGGAGCCGTGTCTGCCCGCCTTCCCCGAGGAGCAGACCGTGTGGTCGGTGCTGTTCGGCGCGCCGGAGCTGAACGCGCGCCACGCGGACGCGCTCTGCTTCCAGCTGCAGGTGTACCTGGGGCACGCGCTGGACACCTGCGGATGGAGGATCCTGTCCCAGGTGCTGTTCCCCGACTGCGACGACTCCGAGGAGTACTACGAGAGTCTGAGCGAGCTAAAAACCCAGAACTACGTTTTTATAAGTCGACCCAAAAGACGAGCGTGCATAATCAGAACTGTGCATACtttacacttaaattaaacattaaacgaACACCACATGACAATCTTAGTGATGTGTAGTGGattaaatgtagcctaatgCAGGGAACTGCGCTCACGTGACGCCGAGGTTACTCGGAGGTTATCTTCTTTGTCCAAAAACGGTCCATCTCAAATGGGGGGGGGAGGTCTAAACCGGGGCTATTCAAACCTCTCCCGGGGCTATAGCGCCCCCTAGCCCCGGTGTAGCGCCGTCACTGTCGAGCCTAATCTCTGGCTGAGCCGCGACCCTAGAGATAcctagatgcctcattagcaactgtttctatgggccgcTATACATAAGCCGTCCGCCATAATGCGATGGTCAACTGGACATCATTCAGCAGAGCAACCAAAGAGTGTTCAAAGATGCCACAATCCTGCGAACACATAGTACATCTACATTTAGCagaggcttttatccaaagcgacttaaaaataatgacaaaatatactgtgtgtgtgtgtgtgtgtgtgtgtgtgtgtgtgtgtgtgtgtgtgtacctacttaaccatattttggggacaaatttgtacccaaaagtgagctaaacctgacaaaatctccaaaaacctcccttttggggacgtcctcatttgtaaaaccagttaataaagtaaacaaagtaaacaaagtaaacaaaggtttttgaaattgtaaaaatgcctgtagtctcctgtaaggggtaggtttaggtgtagggttggtgtagggatatagcacatacagtaagtacagtataaaaccattacgtcTATGGAATGTCCATCATtcggatgatgtataaatctcaattttgaaaaattgaccctaatgactggttttgtgctccagggtcacacacacacacacacacgtttgttttagtggtttacggggactctccataggcgtaatggttgttatactgtacttactgtatgtgctatatccctacaccaaccctacacctaaacctaccccttacaggagactacaggcatttttagattaaaaacaccattcagtatgttttttaagccttttgttttacggggacataggcagcttcctcataaaccaccttcatgttgtaatacctctgtcatacccatgtataatgtgtccccgtaaaccacaaacaccagtacacacacacacacacacacacacatatatgttgttttattaagaaagttcgggaggagcatgttcagataattaacctaattaacaagaggtatatatatatatatatatatatacacacagcagaTCTCCCTCTGTTCCTCGAGTtttccagcatccctccacattatatgtaagtgtgaactcgtgaaacatatatacacactgtacatggacctgactgtatatAACTAAACGAAAACAAGTAGAAAGAATAGAAAAATAGGAGagtgctagtgttagaggcctttttttaagaaaacaaacagtaaGAAAACGAATAGAGAGCGCAAGTGTTAGAGGCTCAAGTCAACAAACAGAtcaaatagaattagaatagtgAGGTGAATGACGTCGAGGTGACCGTTCCAAGATGGCGGACGCGTCGACGTGCTCGCCGCGGTCatctatacatatctatggccACGACGACCGCCGTGCGTCTCCAATGTCGTCATCACGCAGCGAACGTGTCCCACGTGCAGATGTTTACGTCCTCCTCTGTGTGACGTCAGTGCCCAGTGAGTCGTCGTCGGATGAGAAACATCGGCGATGTTAAAGATGCGGTTCAGCGCGCAAAACGCCTCGCGGCGGACGCGACGCGCGCGGGTGTGAACGCGCAGCGATGCGCGCGCGCGTCGGGACACAGAAGCAGACGGGAAATCGGTGTTATTAACGGTTTTCGCTTGCGTCCGTTAGTCTggcctttctttcttctgctgagcaGTCTCCGGATCCATGATGGAGGACGCGCTGGAGTGCGGATGGGTGTCGGTGCGCCCCAACGCCTTCGAGGAGAAAGACAAGCACAAGTTCGTCTTCATCGTCGCCTGGAACGAGATTGAGGGCAAGCTCGCCGTCACGTGCCACGACCGGACCGCGCAGCGGCGCGGCGGGAGCGCGGAGCCGGAGCTCGGTGACGCGCCGCCGGACTCCAGCTGGGCAGGCCTCTTCTCGTTCCAGGAGCTGCGCGCCGCTCACCTGCAGCTGTGCGCCGTCAACTCGGACCTGGAGCCGTGTCTGCCCGCCTTCCCCGAGGAGCAGACCGTGTGGTCGGTGCTGTTCGGCGCGCCGGAGCTGAACGCGCGCCACGCGGACGCGCTCTGCTTCCAGCTGCAGGTGTACCTGGGGCACGCGCTGGACACCTGCGGATGGAGGATCCTGTCCCAGGTGCTGTTCCCCGACTGCGACGACTCCGAGGAGTACTACGAGAGTCTGAGCGAGCTCCGGCAGAAGGGCTACGAGGACGCGCTCCAGAGAGCCAAGACACACCTGCAGCAGGTGAGACTAATTAACGGCCAACATCATCCCGAGATCcacagctctgtgtgtgtgaccccggcccacaaaaccagtcatgagggtcagttttttgaaattgagatttataggtcatctgaaagctgaataaataatctttccattgatgtatggtttgttaggatcggacaatatttgaaaatctggaatctgagggagcaaaaaaatctaaatattgagaaaatcacctttaaagttgtccaaatgaagttctgagcaatgcatattaataatctaatttgatatatttacggtaggaaatgtacaaaatatcttcatggaacatgatcttaatatcctaatgatttttggcataatagAAAAATtggtaattttgacccatacaatgtattgttggctattgctacaaatatagctgcttatgactgcttttgtgctgcagggtcacatagcAAACCTCAACTGTGTGATTGTTCATATCATCGCAAAATCTATTATGGCACCGCTCGATATATAAAGCTATATAGTGatgtttatatacagtacaggTGTGTAAGGTGATTCCTAGTTAGTAAAAATGTTCCAAGGACGTTTTGCTAATGTTCCTGAAAAgctatgaaaatgttatttctaaATATTCTCAGAACGTTTAAAACAtctagtttaaatgttaaaaaggtaatcaagaaacatttttaaaaagttttttattggTTATGTGAACGTTAAAGGAACGTtccatttgatcattttgcaaacattaagggagcattacttttgaatgttctctgaaccaTCGGAAACTAGTAGatattaccattttaaataattagacAAACAAGTAAGTTTCAGAAAAACATTCCATGAGCggtgtataaatgttttattgctaaCGTTCTGAGAACATTATCTATCAATGTTTGTTTGTAAGTTCGACAGAACCGTCAGCTAAAGTTCTGTTAGCTGGATATAAACTATACAGCAAATATCAACTGCTGGATCGTTTATATCATCTCTAAATGTAACTATATTATCGTCCAGCTCCAATCTGATAAATGCGGCTATAAGGCATAAAGattttaagatattataaacatgaacatcatgattttctgtaaagctgctatacaaataaataaatatatccactaactgcaaacacacacacacacacacacacacacaatactgACTGTCTTCATTCACAACACTAGAGCTGCTGTTTGGGTTCAAACACAAACTTCTTTTCAGATGTTTTTGTTGAAGTGTGTTTGTGTCCGTTTACAGTAAATGACAGTATGACACCTGCTGTGATGCATCTGTGACATGTATATGTTTAAACACGAAAGTATGAAACCAACAATAACAACTGCTGCATCACCCCACTGACtgaacacactcactcacacacaccctctctctcacacacacacacacacacaagacctTACAGAAACACTCCTATGTGTCATCTGAGAGTCTTCAGAGACTGAAGGCATTTGTTCTTATTGATTGATACATGAGTCGACAACACAGTCAGATATTAATAACCCAGATCACTCATTGATTACAGTGATGTGGGCGGAGCTTCAACACTTACAGTAGAACTAACCCTAGTAAAGTAAAGCAGCACTAGATGTGATCATCAGCACACGGGTCACTGAACCCCTAAACCACCATCTGTCAGAGCGAAACCTGACCCAGAGACAGAACAATGAGTGTGAGcggattacacacacacactcacacacacacacacacacacacacacacacacattcttatacacactctctcacacacacacacacacacattcttatacacacacacacacacacacacattcttatacacactctctcacacacacacacacacacacacacactcttatacacactctctcacacacacacactcacgcgcacacacatacaaacacacacgcataaacaaacacagacacacacatgcatacacatacacagacacacacatgcatacacatacacagacacacacacacacacacacacacacaaactcactaattaacacacacaagcacgcacacacacatatacacattagGGGTGGGCGCTATACCGGTATTAACGTGACTACCGGTATTATGTTGTGCCTTGATATGGATTTTGCTATACCGTggattaggggtgggcgatatgaccaaaatcttatatcatgatatgactaattttatatcacgataatgatatatatcacgatatagtaatctttttttttcttttaaaaaggtttttatgatattaaaatctttgatgccatagaattttcataatccttgtcaccaatgtcaatatcaaactaatacaagccaaaaatagacaaaaaaactCAAGATCACTGAAgataaataaacagtcagtgatgaaataagaaactaattgcaagcaatattacaaaaaactacaataaataagaaacactacatacattgtgtaaattaattaatcactgttaattatatctatctatccatctatgaTGGATATAATTAACGTGTATTATGTGTAgattctatacatatatatatatatatatatatatatataaataaatcttttttttaaacttttttttaattattattaaagttacaaaagtgatttagtcaagagcagtgagagattttctagcaatgtgctctgattaatatgaatggcagacagaacgaatattggacagcttcccctttaagaccgaAGTCCGGATCCAATATAATGTTACATATGCGTTTCCTCCTTCAGCTGTTTCCTCTCTCTTTAGACCTAAATCACTgtctttatgaggatacttgcgAAGATGGGGATTCTGACGCACAAGTGTGTTTACAGTATGTGGTTGGATTATGaatttgtaaaatgttaaatctaggttccaatgtaacagtatataaactgaagaagttatatacattgtatttagcgtttatggtgaagatgatgacatcagatgaacgattctgttaaacaaagtttgtagaggttcctgttctcttattgtaagtcaaATGAGCCACTCTTGGAGACTCTCAgcttttgtttgtaatggctcTAAGGGCCCCTGCCTCAGTCTTTGGGCAGTTATGCTGATtggattaggagtggttaaatggggcaggttgttatacctgaatacttcatttgcatgctttgtttaaggtcgtcacccagTTGCTTTGtctcctaagcactgccccctaaatgtatataaactacaatgtatcactgctttagttagacttggatgaatacagcgacgcacagcgagatctcaataaagagtaacttctgtatgaaagatatcccaacatCTCCTGGTCCCTGCTTCGACGAGGAAAAAGTTTCCTACAATGTAATCGTTTCAAAGCCAATAAAgcggcaaaaaataaaaataaaaatgcgcGGTCCTCTCACAGAAACCGAGACGGCGAACGCATATAtctctgttgtttgtgtttcaacggcttaaaatcggttgttttaaaactgcagtgcttaaaaacaCGTGTCCATGCTACAGATGCAGTCCCTCGTTTAGGAACGAGCTCCTCGTTTTGTTCTGGTTCTGTCTCCGCTTCACGCCCCGTGGTGCTGTGTAAAGATCTCAGTCATccaaattattaaaaagtattaccgtaaacaatgtattttgcgacaccacgaaataaacgatagaacataatatgaaacgatagactttttatttcgtcCATCTGATGTATATCGTCCTATCGCACAGCCGTACCGTGGATACCGCTACATATTCATGGATTCATTGGATGGACAGACAAAGATTGCCTGTAGAAAGAAAGCCTGTAAGGTCTACTAAAATGTGattccaattttctttttttttttcctcatatcACAATATATTATCGATATCGTCTGGACATTGGAAAATATTGTGATATGAATTTTAGCTCATATCGCTCAcccctaatacacacacacacacacacacacacacatatatacacaaacacacacgtacGTATTACACACagatatttacacacacacactcactcacacactccgTTATAAACGAGTGAATATCGTCAGACACAAACATCCCAGCGAGTGTCGTTTACTGTCAAGAAGCAGAAACACACTCACAGTCAGTTCAGATGATAAACACAGCTAGTGTTGTGTGACCGTGTGTGTGAACATGAGTGAATGTGGTTTGTGCGGTGTGTTGAAGTGTCTGTTTAGAGTGATTCGTCCTGCATGATTAACCAAAATAAACCCCAAATCGAGAAACGGCTTTATGTGGTGATTATCAGATCACAAATCCTGTGATTTAGTTCAGCATCTGCGCTGTTTCAGAGTGAAGCGtggcactgtgttcatttacacacCAGCAGCTCGTGATGTTTCAGCTCTCCGAGTCGCTTTAATGTGCGTCTGGGAACAAAACATGAGCTAAACATCTTCATAAACGTGTAATAAGAAGCGCTGATCCACAGAAGAGAAGCTTTAAGGAGCGCACGCTTCTGCGGTTTTCTGTCAGAATAAAAGTTTGAtggtttaacattttaaattaagacagccattaatattatattgtaattttacatttatagtgtaaaataaaaataatttttctcaaaattctggCCAAAATTGTGCAAACCTACAAACAGGCACATTTTAAGCACGATTTTGCCCTGATTTGTTTTCGTGAGCGGATCAGAGAAGTTTGTGTTTGTCCAGTGATGATTAGCTTGTGTTAGCACAGAGGGGTATATTACACTATTatattctatattatattaatgttttattttctcccaaattcatTTTTTACCTAAATTtcaattgactttttttctggAATCTATTCAAAagataaaaattttatttttatttaaatgttgatttaataattaaatagcaagcctaattatttgaaattgtgaaacaattaattaaaagtttaacaaaaattacattttcaggATCCTATGAAAAatccatttttgtttttcccaAATTTAAGTCAAACCGAATGTTTGTTTCTACGTCTCAAAGCGCTGTTTATCTCCGTGTTAAACTGCATGTGTCCAAAGTCAACCACTCAGCAGGAAGTCTGACTGTAAACAAGACTCAAAcagcgacacacacacacacacacacacacacacacaaacctgtatgactttctctattcagtggaacacaaaaggagatattgtgataaatgtctcagtgttttctgtccatataatggaagtcaatgggctCCAGTGTTGTTGGTTCTCAAAGTtcaagtgtgtgtgagtgtctgcGGTCACGGTCAGGCTACGTGTGCTGTAGacgctgatgtgtgtgtgtgtgtgtctgctgtGTGTGACAGTATGAGCTCTCATTGGCCGGTGAGTCGGTCTGCTTCAGCTCAGCAGGGCAGATGAGTGTTCAGACAGCTGTTATCTAGTGTGTGTTTATGATGGGTTCTGCAGTCAGTGGGTCAAAGGTCAGCAGTGCCTGGTGTGATTTCCTGATGGGTGGTGCAGGTGAAACACTGctgcatgtgtttgtttattgagcctttgtgtgtgtgggatGTTGCTCATTCACACTTCATCATACATATGTGTCAATGTGTCATAAATACTGGAGACACAAGCCATtaaacactctctctcacacacacacacacacacagcccgaTGAAGATGTAGAAGCGATTCCCATGGAAGAGTCACATGACACTGCTGTCAGCCAATCAGGACGTTTTACACAGTGACTCGCGTATCCTGTGCCAAAAACAGGAGAGAGGAAACAGGATGTGATGTCACAGCTTGAGGGGTTTTCCAGCATGGATGGAGTGAGAGAAAACCAACACTAGAAGCGTCCTGTGACTGTATTCCTGCACACACAgcccttcatcatcatcatcagttaAAATCCTCTCTGTCCAAACTTACACTTGCCAAtagacaaatatttttttaataagaaattaatactttaattcatcAAGGacgctttaaattgatcaaaagtgccagtaaagacatttataacgttacaaaagatttctatttcaaataaatgctgttcttttgaactttctattcatctgtgaatcctgaaaaataaaatgcatcacagtttccacaaaaatattgtgcagcacaactgtttataaacattgataataatcagaaatgtttgttgagcagcaaatcagcatattagaatgatttctgaagatcatgtgacgctgaagactggagtaatgatgctgaaaatacagctgcgcatcacagaaataaattacagtttagcacatattcacatagaaaacagctgttttacattagaataatatttcacaatttttactgtatttttaatcaaataaatgcagccttggtgagcagaagagattctttcaaaataaaaatcagcatcTCAGCAAAAATCTCagcaacctcaaacttttgaacagtgtaaCTTCATTAGAAGCTTTAACTCAAACTCATTCAGCGCGCTGGAACTGAGCGTGTGACGCGAGTCATGTGACCAGatgcaaataatatttacagCAACAATAGACGTGAAAGCATCAGCAGGTGTGCATTCAAATCAGAGATGGTCCGTTACAGCAGGTGTGTT is a window of Onychostoma macrolepis isolate SWU-2019 chromosome 21, ASM1243209v1, whole genome shotgun sequence DNA encoding:
- the LOC131528412 gene encoding junction-mediating and -regulatory protein-like; protein product: MMEDALECGWVSVRPNAFEEKDKHKFVFIVAWNEIEGKLAVTCHDRTAQRRGGSAEPELGDAPPDSSWAGLFSFQELRAAHLQLCAVNSDLEPCLPAFPEEQTVWSVLFGAPELNARHADALCFQLQVYLGHALDTCGWRILSQVLFPDCDDSEEYYESLSELKTQNYVFISRPKRRACIIRTVHTLHLN